In the genome of Cellvibrio sp. KY-YJ-3, one region contains:
- a CDS encoding DMT family transporter, protein MSDSPNGQSPTSPSTLEATRTTATQPQHSHLPHNILKGFLLAAAALFLFTCMDSITKYLTSHYNVPFVVAMRYLVHCSVMLIILAPRHSTQLVKTQRTGLVILRGLALTLSSLCMGMALQRMPLAETTAINFLAPTLVALLAGSLLSERIGGWGWAAIVTGFVGVLLIARPGGGLDALGVFFALMAACSNATYQLLSRLLASTEKAIALLFYTALIGSIIFGLALPWYWEDKTPSTMELVLLLSMGLTGGLGHYLFTLAYRHAPASVLAPMTYLQLLWAGLMGWLIFGTIPDGTSLIGMFIVAISGLIIAFKSHFTKAAPAKPASDQL, encoded by the coding sequence ATGAGCGATTCCCCTAACGGACAATCTCCGACGTCTCCGTCCACACTGGAGGCAACCCGGACGACCGCTACGCAGCCACAACATTCACACTTGCCGCACAACATCCTCAAGGGCTTCCTGCTCGCCGCCGCCGCACTCTTTCTCTTCACCTGCATGGACAGCATCACCAAATACCTGACCAGCCATTACAACGTGCCCTTTGTGGTGGCCATGCGCTACCTGGTGCATTGCTCGGTGATGCTGATTATTCTCGCACCGCGCCACTCCACCCAATTGGTTAAAACCCAGCGCACCGGGTTGGTGATTTTGCGCGGCCTGGCGCTCACACTTTCATCGCTGTGCATGGGCATGGCGCTGCAGCGTATGCCCTTGGCTGAAACCACGGCGATCAACTTCCTCGCACCCACACTGGTTGCGTTACTGGCAGGCTCACTGCTGAGTGAACGGATTGGCGGCTGGGGCTGGGCGGCGATAGTGACCGGGTTTGTCGGGGTATTACTGATTGCCCGCCCGGGCGGCGGATTGGATGCACTGGGGGTATTTTTTGCGCTGATGGCCGCCTGCTCCAACGCGACCTATCAGTTGCTGTCACGCCTACTCGCCAGCACCGAAAAAGCCATCGCCCTGCTGTTTTACACTGCATTGATTGGCTCCATCATTTTCGGCCTCGCCCTGCCCTGGTACTGGGAGGACAAAACGCCCAGCACTATGGAACTGGTTCTCTTGCTCAGCATGGGGCTAACCGGCGGCTTGGGCCACTATCTCTTCACCCTCGCCTATCGCCATGCACCCGCCTCGGTGCTGGCACCTATGACCTATTTGCAGCTGCTCTGGGCAGGGCTAATGGGCTGGCTGATTTTCGGCACCATTCCCGACGGCACCAGCCTGATCGGTATGTTCATAGTGGCGATTTCCGGTTTGATCATCGCGTTTAAATCCCACTTCACCAAGGCCGCCCCCGCCAAACCCGCATCTGATCAGCTCTAG
- a CDS encoding NnrS family protein encodes MTNSSVSATFSYPFRVFFLATALYGVAVVIAWMSYLFGGIPLPLGWTSLHWHSHEMLYGFTSAAIAGFILTAVCNWTGAPPLKGGKLLALVGLWLAGRLSLWTASWLPAGTAMLIDGLFLPILALYLLQLLLRHGNQRNLVLVAILLLLGMGNLAMHWGFLTGKTAWLVQGEQLAFGLITLIMIVIGGRIIPAFSRNWLRQRGGNEGAVKSSNRTDAITLILSAAVIPVDVWLGSGTVAALVILAAAAANAWRLWSWSGWLTRAEPLLWILHLGYAWIIAGLLLKGMAALNLVAPSVWQHALGVGAMGTLILGVMTRVALGHTGRALTLPTFGVIIYLAISIAALSRVLAALGWINYSFGLMLAASGWTLAFALFLLLYWPILTRHRIS; translated from the coding sequence TTGACTAATAGTTCTGTTTCGGCCACGTTTTCCTATCCTTTCCGGGTGTTTTTCCTCGCTACCGCCCTCTATGGCGTTGCCGTTGTTATCGCCTGGATGAGCTACTTGTTTGGCGGCATTCCCCTGCCGCTGGGCTGGACATCGCTACACTGGCACAGCCACGAAATGCTCTACGGCTTCACCAGCGCCGCGATTGCGGGGTTCATCCTCACCGCCGTATGCAACTGGACGGGGGCACCACCACTCAAGGGTGGCAAGTTGCTGGCACTGGTCGGGCTCTGGCTCGCCGGGCGCCTTAGCCTATGGACGGCAAGCTGGTTACCGGCTGGCACCGCGATGCTGATTGATGGCTTGTTCCTGCCCATTCTGGCGCTTTATTTACTGCAACTTTTGCTGCGCCACGGCAACCAACGCAACCTCGTATTGGTGGCGATATTGCTCCTGCTCGGCATGGGCAACCTGGCCATGCACTGGGGCTTTTTGACCGGTAAAACCGCATGGCTGGTGCAGGGGGAGCAACTGGCGTTTGGGCTTATCACCCTGATAATGATTGTGATTGGCGGGCGCATTATCCCCGCCTTCAGCCGCAATTGGCTGCGCCAGCGCGGCGGCAATGAGGGAGCTGTGAAATCCTCCAACCGCACCGACGCCATCACCCTGATACTCAGCGCAGCGGTTATTCCGGTTGATGTCTGGCTGGGTTCAGGGACAGTAGCCGCATTGGTGATTCTCGCGGCCGCGGCCGCCAACGCCTGGCGCCTCTGGAGTTGGTCTGGCTGGTTAACGCGCGCCGAGCCACTGCTGTGGATTCTGCACCTGGGTTACGCCTGGATTATTGCGGGCCTACTGCTCAAAGGCATGGCTGCACTCAACCTGGTAGCGCCCTCCGTCTGGCAGCACGCACTGGGAGTTGGCGCCATGGGCACCCTGATTCTCGGGGTGATGACCCGCGTCGCCCTCGGCCATACCGGCAGGGCATTAACCCTGCCCACCTTTGGGGTGATTATTTATCTCGCCATCAGTATTGCCGCCTTGAGTCGCGTTCTGGCCGCGCTGGGGTGGATCAATTACTCCTTTGGCCTGATGCTCGCCGCGAGTGGCTGGACGCTCGCATTTGCCCTGTTTCTGCTGTTGTATTGGCCTATTCTCACCCGCCACCGCATCAGCTGA
- a CDS encoding hemerythrin domain-containing protein, which translates to MNMYSWSFTDWAKKVEATAALLRPAGLLQPETAGYHLCDLALHGAVHNPSRTYRLRLQDTLQSLANQRYLDDWQLRPKSQLIHYICREFHQAHFAQLPLLLASAQQLQSIAQSRQLEQLQLLIQQLQEDLFPHMQHEEQRIFPALLKPVDFDSFCSLAILHHNHDSQASLLQAMDNLCQELLEENPDQAVTHFITELQNFTMQLRLHIALENNLLFIID; encoded by the coding sequence ATGAATATGTACTCCTGGAGTTTTACCGACTGGGCCAAAAAGGTAGAGGCTACGGCGGCACTGCTACGTCCGGCCGGCTTGCTGCAACCGGAGACGGCAGGCTACCACTTGTGCGATCTTGCACTGCACGGCGCCGTTCACAACCCATCGCGCACCTACCGGTTGCGCCTGCAAGATACGCTGCAGAGTTTGGCCAACCAGCGCTACCTTGACGACTGGCAACTGCGCCCCAAATCGCAGTTGATTCACTATATTTGCCGCGAGTTCCACCAGGCACATTTTGCGCAATTGCCCTTGCTGCTGGCGAGCGCACAGCAGTTGCAAAGCATCGCCCAGTCCCGCCAACTGGAACAACTGCAATTACTCATACAACAACTACAAGAGGATTTATTCCCGCATATGCAACACGAGGAGCAGCGTATTTTCCCCGCACTGCTCAAACCGGTAGATTTCGACAGTTTTTGCTCGCTGGCAATCCTGCATCACAATCACGACAGTCAGGCATCCCTGCTACAGGCGATGGACAACCTCTGCCAGGAGTTGCTGGAGGAAAATCCCGATCAGGCAGTGACTCACTTCATCACGGAACTGCAAAACTTCACCATGCAACTGCGCCTGCACATAGCGCTGGAAAACAACCTGCTTTTCATCATTGATTAA
- a CDS encoding TonB-dependent receptor, which translates to MKAYQYNLLAMAIATQLALPVIAQENDLALEEVMVTAQKRPQSLRDVPISVNALSSKKLEDAGITSIERVADYIPSFNMTQTGIGTNIAIRGISSGVNPGFEQSAAQFVDGIHFGRSQLSRAPFLDLERVEILRGPQSILFGKNSTAGAISITTAKPGDVHEAKLTALYEPEHGEQDIRLVLSGPISDTVGGRLAILDSRIDGFMENTTLGRDESGDENRVIRATLQWQPSDQWDIVLKLEDGSFDSNGRNIEVVKPVEIPSPLTGVATPYANALQFFTQGQYLLDTTHDWKRQSNGDFSYNDTENVTLSIERELGEHTLTAITGYNAYTYDELCDCDFTGASGFNILSNEDYSQISQEIRITSPEDETISYIGGLFFQSSSMEFNDAVRVPTDSFIATAFTPILGAGAANLLRGASSNRSFEQDTDLAAIFAQATWNFTDLSRVIVGARYTEETKEASRTQYHVSNSGAVLPQGSPSDTYNIIWSQFKIDPHSVSGERDESGFTPLITLQHDFWGSDMVYASYTTGFKSGGFDVRANAAPNELDGIYPAIEGTWEFDEEKVENFEVGAKFVLADGAAELNLAAFRSEFEDMQTSQFDGSLSFNVTNAGQAVVQGLEADGRWAIIDNLMLRGGMAYIDFEYTDFPNSQCYFGQADNIAPIGDGACDATGQRREFTPEYQGNIGADYTINFSNGLKLVNTLDLIYSDEYLTTPSLDPRFQQDAYTKINARIALSGDSDNWELALIGKNLTDESIVPYANGLPVASTVTRGTGSGYYAFYERPKSVAIQGTIRF; encoded by the coding sequence GTGAAAGCTTATCAATACAACCTTCTTGCCATGGCCATTGCAACCCAACTCGCATTGCCGGTCATCGCTCAAGAAAATGACCTCGCTCTGGAAGAGGTGATGGTGACCGCCCAAAAACGTCCGCAGAGCCTGCGCGATGTGCCAATTTCGGTAAATGCACTTTCCAGCAAAAAGCTGGAAGATGCCGGGATCACCAGTATTGAACGGGTGGCCGACTACATCCCCAGCTTCAACATGACACAAACAGGTATCGGCACCAACATCGCCATCCGCGGTATTAGCTCCGGGGTTAACCCCGGTTTTGAACAGTCCGCCGCGCAATTTGTAGACGGTATTCACTTTGGCCGTTCGCAACTGTCGCGGGCGCCATTTCTTGACCTGGAACGTGTAGAAATTCTGCGCGGCCCGCAAAGTATTCTATTTGGCAAAAACTCGACAGCGGGTGCCATTAGTATCACCACCGCCAAACCAGGCGATGTACACGAAGCCAAACTCACCGCGCTTTACGAACCAGAACATGGCGAGCAGGATATTCGCCTGGTGCTCTCCGGCCCAATTAGCGACACGGTCGGCGGCCGCTTGGCGATATTGGATAGCCGCATCGATGGCTTTATGGAAAACACCACCCTCGGGCGCGACGAATCCGGCGATGAAAACCGTGTTATTCGCGCCACACTGCAATGGCAACCCAGCGATCAGTGGGACATTGTGCTAAAGCTGGAGGACGGCTCCTTTGACAGCAATGGCCGCAATATCGAAGTAGTCAAACCGGTTGAAATTCCTTCGCCACTGACCGGGGTCGCTACGCCCTACGCCAATGCTCTGCAATTCTTTACCCAAGGCCAGTATTTGCTGGATACCACCCACGATTGGAAACGCCAATCCAACGGTGATTTCAGTTACAACGATACTGAAAACGTCACCCTTTCGATTGAACGCGAATTGGGTGAACACACCCTGACAGCGATTACCGGCTACAACGCTTACACCTACGATGAGCTCTGCGACTGCGACTTTACCGGCGCCTCGGGCTTCAATATTTTATCCAACGAGGACTACAGCCAGATCAGCCAGGAAATTCGCATCACCTCACCTGAGGATGAGACCATCAGCTACATCGGCGGCTTGTTTTTCCAAAGCAGCTCGATGGAATTTAATGACGCCGTACGGGTTCCTACCGACAGTTTTATCGCCACTGCATTTACCCCCATTTTGGGTGCAGGTGCGGCCAATTTATTGCGCGGTGCTTCATCCAACCGCTCGTTTGAACAAGACACAGATTTAGCCGCCATTTTTGCGCAAGCTACCTGGAACTTCACCGATCTGTCGCGAGTGATAGTGGGCGCGCGCTACACTGAAGAAACCAAAGAGGCGAGCCGCACCCAGTATCACGTCAGCAACAGTGGCGCCGTGTTACCCCAAGGCAGCCCGAGCGATACTTACAACATTATCTGGAGCCAGTTCAAAATCGACCCTCACTCCGTTAGTGGCGAGCGCGACGAGTCCGGTTTCACCCCGCTTATTACCTTGCAGCATGATTTTTGGGGCTCCGATATGGTGTACGCGAGCTACACCACGGGCTTTAAATCGGGTGGTTTCGATGTGCGCGCTAACGCCGCTCCTAATGAGCTGGATGGCATTTATCCGGCCATTGAAGGTACTTGGGAATTTGATGAGGAAAAGGTCGAAAACTTTGAAGTTGGCGCCAAGTTTGTATTGGCTGATGGCGCAGCAGAGCTAAACCTTGCCGCGTTCCGCTCCGAATTTGAAGACATGCAAACCAGCCAGTTTGATGGCAGCCTGAGTTTCAACGTGACCAACGCCGGCCAGGCGGTGGTGCAAGGCCTTGAAGCTGACGGACGCTGGGCGATAATCGATAACCTGATGCTGCGCGGCGGTATGGCTTATATCGACTTTGAATACACTGACTTCCCCAATTCCCAGTGCTACTTTGGTCAGGCAGATAACATTGCACCAATCGGTGACGGAGCCTGTGATGCGACAGGACAGCGCCGTGAATTCACGCCAGAATACCAAGGCAATATCGGTGCGGATTACACCATCAACTTCAGCAATGGCTTGAAATTGGTCAATACGCTCGACCTGATTTACAGCGATGAATACCTGACCACACCATCACTTGACCCGCGCTTCCAGCAGGACGCTTACACCAAGATCAATGCCCGCATTGCACTCAGTGGCGACTCGGACAATTGGGAACTGGCATTGATAGGCAAGAACCTGACGGATGAGTCTATTGTGCCCTATGCCAATGGTTTGCCCGTCGCCTCTACAGTGACCCGCGGTACTGGTTCAGGTTATTACGCCTTCTATGAACGTCCGAAGAGTGTGGCCATTCAAGGCACGATTCGCTTCTAA
- the mraZ gene encoding division/cell wall cluster transcriptional repressor MraZ, giving the protein MATGSYSISMDPKGRMAIPARIRDSLLSTGAGSLWVTAHMYERCLLVYSESEWEPVLAKIQALPSGNEQVRKIQRRFMGQAVNLEMDANGRILVPPTLRDFAHLDKKLMLVCLGNKFELWNEDSWNALMDQSIDGEMPAELQNLSF; this is encoded by the coding sequence GTGGCTACAGGCAGTTATTCCATCAGCATGGACCCCAAGGGTCGCATGGCGATACCAGCGCGCATTCGCGACTCGCTGCTGTCGACTGGCGCCGGGAGTTTATGGGTGACTGCGCATATGTATGAGCGCTGCCTGCTGGTTTACTCCGAATCCGAATGGGAACCCGTACTCGCCAAAATTCAGGCCCTGCCTTCGGGTAATGAGCAAGTCCGTAAGATTCAGCGTCGCTTTATGGGGCAGGCGGTGAACTTGGAAATGGATGCAAATGGCCGGATTTTGGTTCCCCCCACCCTGCGCGACTTTGCGCATCTGGATAAAAAACTGATGTTGGTCTGCCTGGGCAACAAGTTTGAGCTGTGGAACGAAGACAGCTGGAACGCGCTCATGGATCAATCCATCGATGGCGAAATGCCAGCCGAATTACAAAATCTTTCTTTCTAG
- the rsmH gene encoding 16S rRNA (cytosine(1402)-N(4))-methyltransferase RsmH: protein MSDAQHITVLLNEAVEALVTDTSGFYVDGTFGRGGHSGLILQQLALDGRLLGIDKDLAAIATANARFGSDARFAIAHGSFAELAALIDERGMTGKVTGVLLDLGVSSPQLDEAERGFSFMQDGPLDMRMDQTRGQSAAEWVNSAGEDEITWVLKEFGEERFAKRMARAIIAERQKQPFTRTKHLAEVIKEANPAWEKGKHPATRAFQAIRIQVNNELGDLESVLDQALTVLAPGGRLVVISFHSLEDRVVKRFIRRQELGDPVPKGLPIRDDQLNKRMRSLGKAIKASDAEVNANVRSRSAVMRVAEKL, encoded by the coding sequence GTGTCTGACGCTCAACACATCACCGTGCTCCTGAACGAGGCGGTAGAGGCACTGGTTACCGATACCTCCGGTTTTTACGTGGATGGCACCTTCGGGCGCGGTGGTCACAGTGGTTTGATCCTGCAGCAGTTGGCGCTTGATGGTCGCCTGTTGGGCATTGATAAAGACCTTGCGGCGATTGCCACCGCCAATGCCCGTTTTGGCAGCGACGCGCGTTTTGCCATCGCCCATGGTTCGTTTGCCGAGTTGGCGGCGCTAATCGATGAGCGCGGTATGACCGGCAAGGTGACCGGGGTGTTGTTGGATTTGGGGGTGTCATCGCCCCAGCTGGATGAAGCCGAGCGCGGTTTTAGCTTCATGCAGGACGGCCCGCTCGATATGCGTATGGATCAAACCCGCGGCCAGAGTGCGGCGGAGTGGGTCAACAGCGCCGGTGAAGATGAAATTACCTGGGTGCTGAAAGAGTTTGGTGAGGAGCGGTTCGCCAAGCGCATGGCACGCGCGATTATCGCCGAGCGCCAAAAACAGCCGTTTACGCGCACCAAACATTTGGCGGAAGTGATTAAAGAAGCCAATCCGGCGTGGGAAAAGGGTAAGCACCCTGCCACGCGCGCGTTTCAAGCGATTCGCATTCAGGTCAACAACGAGCTGGGCGATCTGGAATCGGTATTGGATCAGGCCCTGACAGTGCTGGCTCCCGGCGGGCGTTTGGTGGTGATCAGTTTTCACTCGCTGGAAGATCGTGTGGTGAAGCGCTTTATTCGCCGCCAAGAGTTGGGCGACCCGGTGCCTAAAGGGCTGCCGATTCGCGATGACCAATTAAATAAACGCATGCGCTCGCTCGGCAAGGCAATCAAAGCGAGCGATGCAGAGGTAAACGCCAATGTTCGGTCGCGCAGTGCGGTGATGCGTGTAGCCGAGAAATTGTAA
- the ftsL gene encoding cell division protein FtsL, whose translation MNRNLQSQKPPATGVLLVVAVLWLATVVSALGVVATTQLVRRDVNSLETLRREAAQLQVQWGQYLLEQSTWAAYGRVENAAISELNMMAPTPEEIVMISGDRIIDGRGQVQAPAAGGQ comes from the coding sequence ATGAACAGAAACCTCCAATCACAAAAACCACCTGCGACCGGCGTTTTGCTGGTGGTGGCGGTATTGTGGCTGGCAACGGTGGTTTCTGCGCTCGGGGTAGTGGCGACGACACAACTGGTGCGCCGCGATGTAAACAGCTTGGAAACCCTGCGGCGTGAGGCTGCACAGTTGCAAGTACAGTGGGGTCAGTATTTGCTGGAGCAGAGCACCTGGGCGGCCTATGGTCGCGTTGAGAATGCCGCAATCTCCGAGCTGAATATGATGGCTCCCACACCGGAAGAGATTGTAATGATCTCTGGTGATCGCATTATCGATGGTCGCGGTCAGGTGCAGGCACCTGCGGCAGGTGGACAATGA
- a CDS encoding penicillin-binding protein 2 — protein sequence MSRSSAFEPRRARPLAKPDHKPLKVARWRFYSVGLVLAILVAVLIVHVASLQVLPNADKGYEFLQDQGESRTLRTEIIPAYRGVITDRNGSPLAVSTPVSTLWANPKVLSQAPHRIADLAQALKANKTELESRLARYANKEFMYLQRQMSPEAAQAVLSLDVPGVYEQIEYHRYYPAADVAAHLVGMTDVDDRGQEGMELAYDAWLTGENGAKEVLKDLRGRTVKELRLVKAARPGQNLTLSIDLRLQYLAHRELKKAVEASSAVAGSIVILDVLTGEVLAISNLPSFNPNDRSRARGDGLRNRAITDLYEPGSTVKPWVVLAALDSGKFKPEDIIDTNPGYFMVGSKPIKDHRNYGAMDLAMAIAKSSNIAMTKISFALDTNTVRDMFARLGASQPVGTGFPGEGTGNVPVLKPLQRIERANISYGYAMTMTPLQVVQAYGVIASGGVKRPVSLLRVDNAPQGERVIDKKYTDQVTQMLKRVVTAEGTGSRAKAISYSVAGKTGTAYKAINGRYSDKQIASFIGMAPADNPRIVAMVIVDEPQGSGIYTNGGWVAAPAFSKVAEDALRMLQVPPDNIYQHDNKEIVDKAASKTAPAKTVESEKPAVKAAPMNERSAT from the coding sequence ATGAGCCGCTCTTCGGCATTTGAGCCGCGCCGCGCGCGTCCGCTCGCCAAACCTGATCACAAGCCGCTCAAGGTGGCACGCTGGCGTTTCTACAGCGTCGGATTGGTATTGGCGATTCTGGTGGCGGTATTGATAGTGCATGTTGCCAGCTTGCAAGTGCTGCCCAACGCCGATAAAGGTTATGAATTCCTGCAGGATCAAGGCGAGTCGCGCACCCTGCGCACGGAAATTATTCCGGCCTACCGTGGTGTAATCACTGATCGCAACGGCTCGCCATTGGCGGTGAGTACTCCCGTCTCCACGCTGTGGGCCAACCCCAAAGTTTTATCCCAGGCACCTCATCGCATTGCCGACTTGGCTCAAGCACTCAAAGCTAACAAGACGGAATTGGAGTCGCGTCTGGCGCGTTACGCCAATAAAGAATTTATGTATCTGCAGCGTCAAATGTCACCCGAAGCCGCGCAAGCGGTTTTGTCGTTGGATGTGCCCGGGGTTTACGAGCAAATTGAATATCACCGTTATTACCCCGCTGCTGATGTGGCTGCTCATTTGGTGGGCATGACCGATGTGGATGATCGCGGTCAGGAAGGCATGGAGCTCGCTTACGACGCTTGGCTCACGGGTGAAAATGGCGCCAAAGAAGTATTGAAGGATTTGCGTGGGCGCACGGTAAAAGAATTGCGCTTGGTGAAAGCGGCGCGCCCCGGTCAAAACCTGACGCTCAGTATTGATTTACGCCTGCAATATCTTGCGCATCGCGAATTAAAAAAAGCGGTTGAGGCCAGCAGTGCAGTTGCCGGCTCAATTGTCATTCTCGATGTGCTCACCGGTGAAGTGCTCGCGATTTCTAATTTGCCCAGCTTTAACCCCAATGATCGCAGCCGCGCCCGTGGCGACGGCTTGCGCAATCGCGCCATTACCGATTTGTACGAGCCAGGTTCAACCGTAAAACCCTGGGTGGTACTCGCGGCGCTCGATAGTGGCAAATTCAAACCGGAAGATATTATCGATACCAACCCCGGTTACTTTATGGTGGGCAGCAAGCCCATTAAAGATCACCGCAATTACGGGGCGATGGATTTGGCTATGGCGATTGCCAAATCCAGCAACATCGCCATGACCAAAATTTCCTTTGCATTGGATACCAATACCGTGCGCGATATGTTTGCGCGTTTGGGGGCATCGCAACCTGTGGGTACCGGTTTCCCCGGAGAAGGTACAGGCAATGTGCCCGTGCTTAAACCGCTGCAGCGAATTGAGCGCGCCAACATTTCTTACGGCTACGCCATGACCATGACGCCGCTGCAAGTAGTACAGGCTTATGGGGTAATTGCCTCCGGTGGCGTGAAGCGACCAGTATCGTTACTGCGTGTGGATAATGCGCCGCAAGGCGAACGGGTGATCGATAAAAAATATACCGATCAGGTTACACAAATGCTCAAGCGCGTGGTGACGGCTGAGGGCACAGGCTCACGCGCAAAAGCAATTTCCTATTCGGTCGCCGGAAAAACCGGAACTGCATACAAGGCAATTAATGGTCGCTACTCGGACAAACAAATTGCTTCGTTTATTGGTATGGCACCGGCTGATAATCCGCGCATTGTTGCCATGGTGATTGTCGATGAACCGCAAGGCTCAGGTATTTACACCAACGGTGGCTGGGTTGCTGCACCTGCGTTTTCAAAAGTGGCGGAAGATGCACTGCGTATGTTGCAAGTGCCGCCCGATAATATTTATCAGCATGACAACAAAGAGATAGTTGATAAAGCCGCTAGCAAAACTGCACCGGCGAAAACGGTGGAAAGTGAAAAACCCGCGGTAAAAGCTGCGCCTATGAATGAGAGGTCAGCCACATGA
- a CDS encoding UDP-N-acetylmuramoyl-L-alanyl-D-glutamate--2,6-diaminopimelate ligase: MMTSHYSRRPVALCDLLPNLALEKAATITVGNLCLDTRQLKTGDAFIALVGNKVDGRDFIAKAIELGASVILVEADKNWQGIDWLGSVPVIAVEQLASQVSAIAARFFDEPSKKVQLLGITGTNGKTTCSLLAAQLLARLQRKSAVVGTLGYGVLDATALAPMAQQVSALHSTGLTTPDPIALQRILAELVHDGATAIAIEVSSHSLQQKRVASVSIHTAIFTNLTQDHLDYHGDLTSYGNAKAQLLNAQGLQTAVVNLDDAWAKSLVNKVPAGVTALTYSTQTVADIYAQNIELHAFGVSANIVTPWGTAKINSPLLGEFNLSNLLAVIGAVALQGFPLDAIVAHIPELLPAPGRMQQVVVDQQAQQVQVIVDYAHTPDALENTLNAIQQHKAGNIWTVFGCGGDRDKTKRPQMGTIAERLSDYVIVTNDNPRSEDPSAIAGEILRGMNRPSGCLVIADRAQAIDFAVQQAKAGDIVLIAGKGHEDYQIFAKQTLPFSDTKQARIALQKRIAKFENDETSQGATP, translated from the coding sequence ATGATGACCTCTCATTATTCCCGCCGCCCGGTAGCGCTGTGCGATTTACTACCGAATCTTGCGCTGGAAAAAGCCGCAACGATTACTGTGGGTAATTTGTGCCTGGATACCCGCCAATTAAAAACTGGCGATGCGTTTATTGCATTGGTTGGTAATAAAGTGGATGGCCGCGATTTTATTGCCAAAGCGATTGAGTTGGGCGCCAGTGTAATTTTGGTAGAGGCTGATAAAAATTGGCAGGGCATTGATTGGTTGGGCAGCGTTCCGGTTATCGCCGTAGAACAACTCGCGTCGCAAGTCAGTGCTATTGCGGCGCGCTTTTTTGATGAGCCCAGTAAAAAAGTTCAGTTGTTGGGTATCACCGGCACTAACGGCAAAACCACCTGCAGTTTATTAGCGGCGCAATTGTTGGCGAGATTGCAGCGCAAGTCGGCAGTAGTTGGCACGCTGGGGTATGGAGTGCTTGATGCAACGGCCTTGGCGCCCATGGCGCAGCAAGTCAGCGCATTACATTCAACCGGATTAACTACGCCGGATCCAATCGCCTTGCAGCGTATTTTGGCCGAATTGGTACATGACGGCGCTACCGCTATTGCGATAGAAGTGTCATCGCACAGCTTGCAACAAAAGCGTGTTGCCAGCGTGAGTATTCACACGGCTATTTTTACCAATCTCACGCAAGATCATTTGGATTATCACGGCGATTTAACCAGTTACGGCAATGCCAAAGCGCAATTATTGAATGCCCAAGGTTTGCAAACTGCAGTTGTTAATCTTGATGACGCATGGGCCAAAAGTTTGGTTAACAAAGTGCCGGCCGGCGTCACTGCACTTACCTATTCAACCCAAACCGTTGCTGATATTTACGCTCAAAATATTGAGCTGCACGCCTTTGGTGTCAGCGCAAATATAGTTACACCGTGGGGCACTGCAAAAATCAACTCGCCGCTTTTAGGCGAATTTAATCTCAGTAATTTACTGGCAGTCATTGGCGCGGTTGCCCTGCAAGGGTTTCCTCTCGATGCAATTGTTGCGCACATACCGGAATTATTGCCAGCCCCGGGCCGCATGCAGCAAGTGGTGGTTGATCAACAGGCTCAGCAAGTTCAAGTAATTGTGGATTACGCCCACACCCCCGATGCACTGGAAAATACCTTGAATGCAATTCAGCAGCACAAGGCGGGCAACATCTGGACAGTGTTTGGCTGTGGTGGTGATCGCGATAAAACCAAGCGCCCGCAAATGGGCACCATTGCGGAGCGGTTAAGTGATTATGTGATTGTCACTAATGATAATCCTCGCTCGGAAGATCCTTCTGCTATTGCCGGTGAAATTCTGCGCGGTATGAATCGGCCTAGCGGTTGCTTGGTTATTGCCGATCGTGCACAGGCAATTGATTTTGCCGTGCAGCAAGCCAAGGCGGGCGACATAGTGTTAATCGCAGGCAAGGGGCATGAGGATTATCAAATCTTCGCCAAGCAAACCCTGCCTTTTAGCGATACCAAACAGGCGCGTATTGCATTGCAAAAACGCATTGCCAAATTTGAAAATGACGAAACGTCACAAGGGGCTACACCATGA